From uncultured Flavobacterium sp., one genomic window encodes:
- a CDS encoding M20/M25/M40 family metallo-hydrolase, with protein sequence MKKNPTSILGIACILAILGVIYATMMPQYISKNDEALADFSTERALNQVEIIAQKPHYVGSTNHELVANYLKLELNRIGLETSIQEGFTLNDKGLLVKSKNILARIKGTNNSKALLLLSHYDSAPHSFSKGASDDASGVATILEGVRAFLYSKQPHKNDIIILFSDAEELGLNGAALFVNKHPWAKDVGLVINFEARGSSGPSYMLMETNKGNEALVKEFSNAKTTYPVSNSLMYSIYKMLPNDTDLTVFREQGNIQGFNFAFIDGHYNYHTQQDDVQHLSKTTLAHQGTYLMPLLKYFANTDLNATNSNDDDVYFSVPFSFISYPFSWVAPMTFIALGLLILFIFIGKAKRVINFREIFKGFIPLLGSIIIAGLVTFLGWKIVLQIYPQYSDLLNGFTYNGHAYIGAFVTLSIAICFAFYHNFSETKVTMNHFVAPLLLWIIINAFLANSLTGAGFLIIPVYFGILLFGIFVLTQHYSLGLNLLFSIPALVIIAPFIVMFPIGLGLKILYGSSVLTVLAFGLLLPIFGSFAKKGAWTIVFFIASIGFFAYAGYHSDYEHGKAKSNSLLYVYNANTNAAIWTTYDVNLDDWTKSYLGEKNQKAVGLNNLPISSKYNSGFTYSAIAPVVDIPKPTIAFLQDSVVGNNRYLKIKITPNRKVNRYDIYANPKMTFYNFKANNVSTLGQKGNELEREGMRLLSYYVVGNEPLVMEFYIKKSSVFDMDLIESSFDLMTNPLFKIKPRSDWMMPTPFVLNDAVLIQQKIKKYIAPVAPIAPATAVKDTAIIAKDSLKPIVKPQ encoded by the coding sequence ATGAAAAAAAATCCGACCTCAATTCTAGGCATCGCCTGCATTCTAGCAATTCTAGGCGTTATTTACGCCACAATGATGCCCCAATATATTTCAAAAAATGATGAAGCACTTGCCGATTTTTCTACCGAAAGAGCCTTAAATCAAGTCGAGATTATTGCGCAAAAACCCCATTACGTAGGCTCAACAAATCATGAATTAGTTGCCAATTATCTAAAGCTGGAACTTAATAGAATTGGATTAGAAACAAGTATACAGGAAGGATTTACACTCAACGACAAAGGACTTTTGGTAAAATCCAAAAATATTCTGGCTCGCATAAAAGGAACAAATAACTCTAAAGCACTTTTATTGCTTTCTCATTATGACAGTGCGCCACACTCTTTTTCTAAAGGCGCAAGTGACGATGCCTCAGGCGTTGCAACTATACTAGAAGGAGTTCGTGCTTTTTTATATTCTAAACAACCTCATAAAAATGACATAATTATCCTTTTTTCAGATGCAGAAGAATTGGGTTTAAATGGTGCCGCACTCTTTGTAAATAAACATCCGTGGGCAAAAGATGTAGGTTTGGTTATCAACTTTGAAGCGCGCGGTTCTTCAGGGCCAAGTTATATGTTAATGGAAACCAATAAAGGAAACGAAGCTCTTGTCAAAGAATTTTCGAATGCAAAAACAACTTATCCGGTTTCAAACTCTTTGATGTACAGCATTTACAAAATGCTTCCAAATGATACAGATTTAACCGTTTTTAGAGAACAAGGAAACATTCAGGGATTCAACTTTGCCTTTATAGACGGACATTATAATTATCATACTCAACAAGATGATGTTCAGCATTTAAGTAAAACAACATTGGCACATCAGGGAACTTATCTGATGCCTTTGTTAAAATACTTTGCAAATACTGATTTAAACGCTACAAATTCAAATGACGATGATGTTTATTTTAGTGTACCGTTTTCATTCATTAGCTATCCTTTTTCATGGGTTGCTCCAATGACTTTTATTGCTTTAGGATTATTAATTCTCTTTATTTTCATCGGAAAAGCAAAACGCGTTATTAATTTTAGAGAAATCTTCAAAGGATTTATACCACTACTGGGATCCATAATTATTGCAGGTTTGGTTACCTTTTTAGGATGGAAAATAGTATTACAGATTTATCCTCAATACTCTGATCTCCTTAACGGATTTACCTACAATGGTCATGCTTACATAGGAGCTTTTGTAACGCTTAGCATTGCGATTTGTTTTGCATTCTACCATAATTTCTCAGAAACAAAAGTTACAATGAATCATTTTGTTGCTCCTTTACTTCTTTGGATCATCATCAATGCGTTTCTTGCCAACAGCTTAACGGGAGCTGGCTTCCTGATTATTCCGGTTTATTTTGGAATACTATTATTTGGGATTTTTGTTCTGACACAACATTATAGTTTAGGTTTAAATTTATTGTTTTCTATTCCGGCTTTAGTAATAATAGCGCCTTTTATTGTTATGTTCCCAATAGGTTTGGGTCTTAAAATCCTTTACGGAAGTTCCGTTCTAACCGTTTTAGCTTTTGGGTTATTACTGCCAATATTTGGTTCATTTGCTAAAAAAGGAGCCTGGACAATAGTCTTTTTTATTGCTTCGATTGGCTTTTTTGCTTACGCAGGATATCATTCAGATTATGAGCACGGAAAAGCAAAATCAAACAGCTTATTATATGTTTACAATGCCAATACAAACGCTGCAATCTGGACTACTTATGATGTGAATTTAGACGATTGGACCAAAAGCTATTTAGGCGAAAAAAATCAAAAAGCAGTTGGCTTAAACAATCTGCCAATATCCAGCAAATACAATTCAGGATTTACCTATAGTGCAATTGCGCCGGTTGTCGATATACCAAAGCCAACAATCGCATTTTTACAAGACAGTGTTGTTGGGAATAACAGATATCTAAAAATAAAAATTACGCCAAACCGTAAAGTAAACCGATACGATATTTATGCAAATCCTAAAATGACATTTTATAATTTTAAAGCAAATAACGTTTCTACTTTAGGACAAAAAGGAAATGAGTTAGAACGAGAAGGAATGCGACTTTTATCGTATTATGTTGTGGGTAATGAACCGCTTGTAATGGAATTCTACATCAAAAAATCGTCTGTTTTTGACATGGATCTAATTGAAAGTTCATTTGATTTAATGACAAACCCATTGTTTAAGATTAAACCAAGAAGTGACTGGATGATGCCAACACCTTTTGTTTTGAACGATGCTGTACTAATTCAGCAAAAAATTAAAAAATATATTGCCCCAGTAGCACCAATCGCACCTGCAACGGCAGTAAAAGACACTGCTATTATCGCAAAAGACAGCTTAAAGCCTATTGTAAAACCACAATAA
- a CDS encoding OmpA family protein, with the protein MKKIVITLALALALTHVSAQTEKTHNNYNKWSVELNAGFTKPQRPFSAGYSTDTPSPWVGDLGVRYMFNNKFGLKLDYGYNSFTNGNDSNTFDSKYYRLDLQMVANLGRIMNFETWTNTIGLLGHAGFGVARLKSDNFSEKDAMGNFIAGLTTQVRLSNRLALTGDFSTILNASQDHTFDGAYVADNRDFSGLMFNGTIGLQVYLGKNTKHADWVVIPTDNGDLEAIQALESKVANLEELAKRVPEKQVVVEKQINNTPVVTDKDIVKDLINDKYYSVYFDFNKATPIENSTAAIDVVLTYLRKNPSASLDIIGYADQVGRAEYNEKLSHARAENVKKILTQAGVSSSRLNVVPAGADTSIEKNSEEARRLARRVTFKTK; encoded by the coding sequence ATGAAGAAAATTGTCATTACTTTAGCGCTTGCTTTAGCACTAACACATGTAAGTGCACAAACAGAAAAAACCCATAATAATTACAACAAGTGGTCTGTAGAATTGAATGCTGGTTTTACAAAACCACAACGTCCATTCTCTGCAGGTTACTCTACGGATACTCCAAGCCCTTGGGTTGGTGATTTAGGAGTTCGTTATATGTTCAATAACAAATTTGGTTTGAAACTTGATTATGGCTACAACAGTTTCACCAATGGAAACGATTCTAACACATTTGATTCAAAATACTATAGATTAGATTTACAGATGGTAGCTAACTTAGGACGAATCATGAATTTTGAAACCTGGACTAATACTATTGGTTTATTAGGACATGCAGGTTTTGGTGTTGCACGTTTAAAAAGTGACAATTTCAGCGAAAAAGACGCAATGGGTAATTTTATTGCTGGTCTTACCACACAAGTAAGATTATCAAACAGACTTGCTCTAACAGGAGATTTCTCTACTATTTTAAACGCGTCTCAGGATCATACTTTCGACGGAGCTTACGTTGCTGATAACAGAGATTTCTCTGGACTTATGTTTAATGGTACTATAGGTTTGCAGGTTTACTTAGGTAAAAACACAAAACATGCTGACTGGGTTGTTATTCCAACTGATAATGGAGATCTTGAAGCAATTCAAGCATTAGAAAGCAAGGTAGCTAACTTAGAAGAATTAGCAAAAAGAGTACCGGAAAAACAAGTAGTTGTAGAAAAACAAATCAACAATACTCCTGTTGTAACTGACAAAGACATTGTTAAAGATTTAATTAACGACAAATATTACAGTGTATACTTCGATTTCAATAAAGCTACACCTATTGAAAATTCTACTGCTGCAATTGATGTTGTTTTAACTTACTTAAGAAAAAACCCTTCAGCTTCTCTAGACATTATTGGTTATGCTGATCAGGTTGGAAGAGCAGAATACAATGAAAAATTATCACATGCAAGAGCAGAGAATGTTAAAAAGATTCTAACACAAGCTGGAGTTTCATCTTCAAGATTAAATGTTGTTCCTGCAGGTGCAGATACATCTATCGAAAAAAACTCAGAAGAAGCTAGAAGATTAGCTAGAAGAGTTACTTTTAAAACTAAATAA
- a CDS encoding SRPBCC family protein, with protein sequence MATNISTIHLNSTLKKVWNTLTQPELVKQWQYGSDLITDWEVGNEIRFRNEWEGQVFEQWGTVLEVTPNQKIKYSLFFPRPELEDKPENYFIMSYILSEENQKVKLEIIQEDNRPGAVQEEPQGDENPILQGLKALIES encoded by the coding sequence ATGGCAACAAATATTTCTACAATCCACCTGAATTCTACATTAAAAAAAGTTTGGAATACATTGACTCAACCAGAATTAGTCAAACAATGGCAATACGGAAGTGATTTAATTACAGACTGGGAAGTTGGTAACGAAATCAGATTTAGAAACGAATGGGAAGGTCAGGTTTTTGAGCAATGGGGAACTGTTTTAGAAGTTACTCCGAATCAGAAAATCAAGTATTCTTTGTTTTTCCCAAGACCAGAATTAGAAGATAAACCTGAGAATTATTTTATAATGAGTTATATTTTATCTGAAGAAAATCAGAAAGTAAAACTTGAAATCATTCAGGAAGACAATCGTCCGGGTGCAGTTCAGGAAGAGCCTCAAGGCGACGAAAACCCAATTCTACAAGGTTTAAAAGCTTTAATCGAATCTTAA
- a CDS encoding chloramphenicol acetyltransferase: protein MKTLLDLENWNRKEHFAHFSKMEEPFFGATVEIDCTKAYQTAKELNTSFFIYYLHKTLVAVNSVENFKYRIADDKIYINDRVDASATIGREDGTFGFSLIEYNPDFKLFEQNALAEIERVQNTTGLFTRSFDDDNVIHFSAIPWLNFTSLSHARSYTFPDSCPKISFGKMITSETGKRTISMSVHVHHGLMDGFHLGQYVDQFQYIMNL, encoded by the coding sequence ATGAAAACACTTTTAGATCTGGAAAACTGGAACAGAAAAGAGCACTTTGCACATTTCAGTAAAATGGAAGAACCATTTTTTGGCGCAACCGTTGAAATTGATTGTACAAAAGCGTATCAAACTGCAAAAGAATTAAACACTTCTTTTTTTATTTACTATTTGCACAAAACATTAGTTGCTGTAAATTCAGTAGAAAACTTTAAATACAGAATTGCCGATGATAAAATTTACATCAATGATCGCGTTGATGCATCTGCAACAATTGGAAGAGAAGACGGAACTTTTGGATTTTCATTAATTGAATACAATCCGGATTTTAAATTGTTTGAACAAAATGCTTTAGCCGAAATTGAACGTGTTCAAAACACAACAGGTCTTTTTACAAGATCTTTTGATGATGACAATGTAATTCATTTTTCGGCTATTCCGTGGCTGAATTTCACTTCACTTTCACATGCCAGAAGTTATACATTTCCAGACAGTTGCCCTAAAATATCGTTTGGAAAAATGATAACTTCCGAAACCGGAAAACGTACCATTTCAATGTCTGTACATGTGCATCATGGCTTAATGGACGGTTTTCATTTAGGACAATATGTAGATCAATTTCAATATATTATGAATTTATAA
- a CDS encoding ferritin yields the protein MLSKNIEAALNKQIRIEAESSQTYLSMACWAEVHGLEGIAQFMYTQSDEERAHMLKLIKYVNERGGHAHITDLKAPKTSYSTFKEMFEALYNHEIFVSQSINELVHITFEEKDYATHNFLQWYVSEQIEEEATAKSILDKINLIGDDKGGLYLFDRDIQQLTVTSSIAINPK from the coding sequence ATGTTATCAAAAAATATAGAAGCAGCATTGAACAAGCAAATTCGTATAGAGGCAGAATCTTCGCAAACCTACCTTTCTATGGCTTGTTGGGCTGAAGTACACGGATTAGAAGGAATTGCTCAATTTATGTACACTCAATCAGACGAAGAGCGCGCACACATGCTTAAATTAATAAAGTATGTAAATGAACGCGGAGGTCACGCTCATATTACAGATCTAAAAGCGCCTAAAACATCTTATTCTACATTTAAAGAAATGTTTGAAGCTCTTTATAACCATGAAATTTTTGTTTCACAGTCGATTAATGAATTGGTTCATATTACTTTTGAAGAAAAAGATTATGCTACCCATAATTTCTTACAATGGTACGTATCAGAACAAATCGAAGAAGAAGCTACTGCTAAATCTATTTTAGATAAAATTAACTTAATTGGAGATGATAAAGGCGGACTTTACTTGTTTGATCGTGATATTCAGCAACTAACGGTTACAAGCTCAATTGCAATTAATCCAAAATAA
- the ssb gene encoding single-stranded DNA-binding protein, whose amino-acid sequence MNGMKNRVQLIGNVGNDPEIKTLENGRKLAHLNIATNERYTNDKGEKIEQTEWHRVTAWGKTAEIIEKYVEKGKEVGIEGKLIHRSYEDKNGEKRYVTEVVVNEILLLSK is encoded by the coding sequence ATGAACGGAATGAAAAACAGAGTACAATTGATTGGAAACGTAGGAAACGATCCAGAAATTAAAACATTAGAAAACGGAAGAAAACTAGCGCATTTGAATATCGCAACAAATGAAAGATATACAAATGATAAAGGTGAAAAAATCGAACAAACAGAGTGGCATCGCGTTACAGCCTGGGGAAAAACTGCTGAAATTATCGAAAAGTATGTTGAAAAAGGAAAAGAAGTTGGTATCGAAGGAAAGCTAATTCACAGAAGTTATGAAGACAAAAATGGTGAAAAGAGATATGTAACTGAAGTTGTTGTGAATGAGATTTTGCTTCTCAGTAAATAA
- a CDS encoding rhodanese-like domain-containing protein — protein METQIKHYENKLAFEMDPSDLFDALNNGEKVIVIDARKAFGFEAEHIPTAINIPHREMTIETTSHLDKEVLYVTYCDGIGCNASTKGALNMAKLGFKVKELIGGIEWWKFDGYATEGTNGVKAGLKIECAC, from the coding sequence ATGGAAACGCAAATTAAACATTATGAGAATAAACTAGCCTTTGAAATGGATCCGTCTGATTTATTTGATGCTTTGAATAATGGCGAAAAAGTAATTGTTATTGATGCCAGAAAGGCTTTTGGGTTTGAGGCAGAACATATTCCGACAGCGATTAATATTCCGCATCGTGAAATGACGATTGAAACTACAAGCCATTTAGATAAAGAGGTTTTATATGTGACTTATTGCGACGGAATTGGCTGTAATGCTTCAACAAAAGGTGCTTTGAATATGGCAAAACTAGGTTTTAAGGTAAAAGAACTGATTGGAGGAATCGAGTGGTGGAAGTTTGATGGTTATGCTACCGAAGGGACAAATGGTGTAAAAGCAGGTTTGAAAATTGAATGTGCTTGTTAA
- a CDS encoding HAD family hydrolase yields MLHKSKIPNLKVIAFDADDTLFVNEPYFQETEHKFCALMEDYLSHQGISQELFKIEIENLPLYGYGIKGYILSMIEAAMKISNNTIPIEVIEKIIQYGKELLEKPIELLDGIEETLQALHGKYKLVVATKGDLKDQHSKLHRSGLGHYFHHIEVMSDKQEIDYQKLLGRLDIESHEFLMIGNSLKSDVLPVLGIGGYAVHIPFHTTWEHEKISHKVEHKHFSSFEKITEIVPNLL; encoded by the coding sequence ATGTTACATAAAAGCAAAATACCCAATTTAAAAGTAATCGCATTTGATGCCGATGATACTTTGTTTGTAAACGAACCTTATTTTCAGGAAACCGAACACAAGTTTTGTGCTTTGATGGAAGATTATCTTTCACATCAGGGAATTTCGCAGGAATTATTCAAAATCGAAATTGAGAATTTACCTTTATACGGTTACGGAATCAAAGGATATATTCTTTCGATGATTGAAGCAGCGATGAAAATTTCGAACAATACAATTCCGATTGAGGTAATTGAAAAAATCATTCAATACGGAAAAGAATTACTGGAAAAACCTATTGAACTTCTTGACGGAATTGAAGAAACATTGCAGGCTTTGCACGGAAAATATAAATTGGTTGTTGCTACAAAAGGCGATCTAAAAGACCAGCACAGCAAACTACACCGTTCTGGTTTAGGACATTATTTTCACCATATCGAAGTAATGTCAGACAAACAAGAAATAGATTATCAAAAACTATTAGGCCGTTTAGACATTGAGTCTCATGAATTTTTAATGATCGGAAATTCATTGAAATCGGATGTTTTACCAGTTTTAGGAATTGGAGGTTATGCTGTTCATATTCCGTTTCATACCACTTGGGAACACGAAAAAATTAGTCATAAGGTAGAACACAAGCATTTTAGTTCATTCGAAAAAATTACCGAAATAGTACCTAACTTACTATAA
- a CDS encoding GNAT family N-acetyltransferase: protein MEYSIRNCEVSDLPKLVVLCQKHAEFEKADYSPEGKEDRLKKALFDKLPKLYCLVVATDNDIVGYVSYTFDYSTWDAATFIYMDCLFLEEETRGLGIGEILIEKLKQIGTEKNCVNIQWQTPEFNERAIKFYNRIGGKGKDKVRFTLNL from the coding sequence ATGGAATATTCAATAAGAAATTGTGAAGTCTCAGATCTACCAAAACTGGTTGTACTTTGTCAAAAACACGCTGAATTTGAGAAAGCCGATTATTCTCCGGAAGGAAAAGAAGACAGACTTAAAAAAGCTTTATTTGACAAACTACCAAAACTGTATTGTTTAGTGGTTGCAACGGATAATGACATTGTAGGATATGTTTCTTATACTTTTGATTATTCGACTTGGGATGCTGCAACTTTCATATACATGGATTGCTTGTTTCTGGAAGAAGAAACGAGAGGTTTGGGAATTGGTGAAATCCTAATCGAAAAGCTAAAACAAATCGGAACGGAAAAAAACTGTGTCAACATACAATGGCAAACACCGGAATTTAACGAAAGAGCCATAAAATTCTACAACAGAATTGGCGGAAAAGGAAAAGACAAAGTTCGTTTTACTCTAAATTTGTAA
- a CDS encoding bifunctional GNAT family N-acetyltransferase/carbon-nitrogen hydrolase family protein yields the protein MQTKINKVELRNLEFDDYKQLKDSMVESYPEMADSYWNEDDIKRLLSIFPEGQIVILADGKVVGSALSLIVDEKLVDKRHNYRQILGDYTFSTHNKNAEILYGIDVFIHPNYRGLRLGRRLYDARKELCEQLNLKAIVFAGRIPNYGQYAKKLSPKNYIEKVKHKELHDPVLSFQLSNDFHVLRIIKNYLEGDEESKEFAVLLEWNNVYYDESPKLINLEKSVIRLGLIQWQMRPLNNIEEFFEQAEFFIDVVSGYGSDFALFPELFIAPLMADYNHLSEAEAIRELARYSEPIKKRFQEFAISYNINIISGSMPYLENGNLYNVGFLCKRDGTSEIYTKIHVTPNEVQHWGMKGGSQFKTFDTDCGKIGILICYDVEFPELSRILANEGMNILFVPFLTDTQNAYTRVKHCSQARAIENECYVAIAGCVGNLPKVNNMDIQYAQASVFTPSDFAFPSNGIKAEATPNTEMTLIVDVDLNLLKELHEHGSVRILKDRRTDLYEIKKIDS from the coding sequence ATGCAAACCAAAATCAATAAAGTTGAGTTGCGAAATTTAGAATTTGACGATTATAAACAATTGAAAGACTCAATGGTTGAATCGTATCCTGAAATGGCAGACTCCTATTGGAACGAGGATGATATCAAAAGATTGCTTTCAATTTTCCCGGAAGGTCAAATCGTTATTCTCGCAGACGGAAAAGTGGTTGGATCAGCATTATCGCTTATTGTCGATGAAAAACTGGTTGATAAAAGACACAATTACAGACAAATTCTTGGAGATTATACCTTCTCAACACACAATAAAAACGCAGAAATTTTATACGGAATCGATGTTTTTATACACCCCAATTATCGCGGTTTACGATTAGGACGCCGTTTATATGATGCCCGAAAAGAACTTTGTGAACAACTTAATCTAAAGGCAATAGTTTTTGCAGGCAGGATTCCGAATTATGGTCAATACGCCAAAAAATTATCTCCCAAAAACTATATCGAAAAAGTAAAACATAAGGAATTACATGATCCTGTTTTATCTTTTCAGTTAAGCAATGATTTTCATGTATTGAGAATTATTAAAAACTATTTAGAAGGCGACGAAGAATCAAAAGAATTTGCTGTTCTTTTAGAATGGAATAATGTTTATTATGACGAAAGTCCAAAACTAATTAATCTCGAAAAAAGTGTAATTCGTTTGGGACTAATTCAATGGCAAATGCGTCCGCTAAACAATATTGAAGAATTTTTCGAGCAAGCAGAATTTTTTATCGATGTCGTTTCAGGTTACGGAAGTGATTTTGCATTATTTCCCGAGCTTTTCATTGCGCCTTTAATGGCCGATTATAATCATCTGTCAGAAGCAGAAGCAATTCGTGAACTTGCCAGATATTCTGAACCTATCAAAAAGCGTTTTCAGGAATTTGCAATCTCCTACAATATCAATATTATTTCAGGAAGCATGCCTTATCTGGAAAATGGCAATTTGTATAATGTTGGCTTTCTATGCAAAAGAGACGGGACTTCAGAGATATACACCAAAATTCATGTAACACCAAATGAAGTGCAGCATTGGGGAATGAAAGGCGGATCGCAATTTAAAACTTTTGATACGGATTGTGGTAAAATTGGAATTTTGATTTGCTATGATGTTGAATTCCCCGAACTTTCGAGAATTTTAGCAAACGAAGGAATGAATATTTTATTTGTTCCGTTTTTGACTGATACGCAAAATGCCTACACACGCGTCAAACATTGTTCACAAGCTCGTGCAATAGAGAATGAATGTTACGTCGCCATTGCCGGCTGTGTTGGAAACCTTCCAAAAGTGAACAATATGGACATTCAGTATGCACAAGCTTCTGTTTTTACGCCATCTGATTTCGCTTTTCCGAGTAACGGGATAAAAGCCGAAGCAACACCAAATACCGAAATGACACTGATTGTTGATGTTGATTTAAACCTACTTAAAGAACTTCATGAACACGGAAGTGTACGAATATTAAAAGACCGAAGAACTGATTTATATGAAATTAAAAAAATAGATTCATGA
- a CDS encoding LysR family transcriptional regulator, translating into MEIRHLRLIKAIVEEGSITKAIDKLHLTQSALSHQLKEAEYQLGTPIFLRTNKKLVLTKAGEKIYDLANEILDKLSQTQSQIKQMVYGEHGEIRISTECYSSYHWLPPVLKQFHNLYPNVELKIITEATHIPLQKLLENTIDIAIISDQIKDNNIKYIELFQDEVVMAVSENHAWANKKYVVAEDFVNEHLLIHSLPMETVTIHQFVLAPAKVTPKKITPLPLTEASLEMVKADMGVMSMAKWALLPHLKNNPIKAVKIGKNGLKRKHFIAIRENQEYPDYFHHFITFLQNEINLQWNIQ; encoded by the coding sequence ATGGAAATCCGTCATTTAAGATTAATAAAAGCAATTGTTGAAGAAGGAAGTATTACCAAAGCCATTGACAAATTGCATTTGACGCAATCAGCCTTGAGCCACCAACTCAAAGAAGCTGAATATCAATTGGGAACTCCTATTTTTCTGAGAACAAACAAAAAACTGGTTTTGACTAAAGCTGGCGAAAAAATCTATGACCTTGCCAACGAAATTCTGGACAAACTCTCTCAAACCCAATCGCAAATCAAACAAATGGTTTATGGCGAACACGGCGAAATCAGAATCAGTACCGAATGTTATTCAAGTTATCACTGGCTTCCACCGGTTTTAAAGCAATTTCATAATTTATATCCAAATGTTGAACTGAAAATCATAACTGAAGCTACACATATTCCACTCCAAAAATTATTAGAAAACACAATCGATATTGCGATCATCAGTGATCAGATCAAAGACAATAACATCAAATATATTGAACTATTTCAAGACGAAGTTGTTATGGCAGTTTCTGAAAATCACGCATGGGCTAATAAAAAATATGTTGTTGCCGAAGATTTTGTCAACGAACATTTACTGATTCATTCCCTTCCGATGGAAACCGTAACGATTCATCAATTTGTTTTGGCTCCAGCCAAAGTAACTCCAAAGAAAATCACACCTCTCCCATTGACCGAAGCATCACTAGAGATGGTAAAAGCCGATATGGGCGTAATGTCTATGGCAAAATGGGCATTGTTACCACATTTGAAAAACAATCCCATAAAAGCCGTTAAAATTGGAAAGAACGGTTTAAAAAGAAAACACTTTATCGCTATTAGAGAAAATCAGGAATATCCGGATTATTTCCATCATTTTATCACCTTTTTACAAAACGAAATCAATCTTCAATGGAATATTCAATAA
- a CDS encoding DUF2461 domain-containing protein: MKNQIIIPKSSLDFLSQLKENNNKPWFDAHKQNYLNELNHIETFADALLHELAKTDVLETASGKKSVYRIYRDIRFSKDKTPFKTFWGGSYTRATKERRGGYYFHLEKGNTFLAGGFWGPNAADLKRIRIEFAHDDEPMQKILQSKSFVDNFGELQGEQVKTAPKGFDKNHKAIDLLRYKQFLVIKRFTDTEVLSDLFLEQALDAFKNMRPFFDYMSEILTTDINGASVL, translated from the coding sequence ATGAAAAACCAAATTATTATACCTAAATCCAGTCTTGACTTTTTGTCTCAGCTTAAAGAAAACAACAATAAACCCTGGTTTGATGCACATAAACAAAACTACTTAAACGAGCTAAATCATATCGAAACTTTTGCAGATGCTTTGCTTCACGAACTCGCTAAAACAGATGTTCTGGAAACGGCTTCCGGCAAAAAAAGTGTTTATCGAATTTACCGCGATATCCGATTCTCTAAAGACAAAACTCCTTTTAAAACCTTTTGGGGCGGCAGTTATACCAGAGCAACTAAAGAAAGACGCGGTGGTTATTATTTTCACCTGGAAAAAGGAAATACTTTTCTAGCCGGCGGATTTTGGGGGCCAAATGCCGCAGATTTAAAACGCATAAGAATCGAATTTGCACACGATGATGAACCGATGCAAAAGATATTACAATCAAAATCTTTTGTCGATAATTTTGGAGAATTACAAGGTGAACAAGTAAAAACAGCACCAAAAGGCTTTGACAAAAATCATAAAGCTATCGATTTACTTCGTTATAAACAGTTTTTGGTCATCAAACGTTTTACTGATACAGAAGTTTTAAGCGATCTTTTTCTTGAACAGGCTTTAGACGCTTTCAAAAACATGAGACCTTTTTTTGACTATATGAGCGAAATATTGACAACAGATATAAATGGTGCTTCGGTTTTATAA